A genome region from Bombilactobacillus bombi includes the following:
- a CDS encoding AEC family transporter: MLFHSISGVLIILVMILIGYALTQIGWFDERYSRVTSKLVTQIALPCYMINTITSKFSRNELFQIFPDLKFPILSMTILFIASYGFQYLLRINPEHYGLFKSMFSNSNTVFVGLPVNMALFGKASIPYVLIYYMANTTFFWTLGVYLIRRDGDSKERMSLLAIFKKIFSPPLLGFMFGVVLVLLNIKLPNFILTDTKYIGSLTIPLSMFFIGMKLAQVGIRNIHFSRDMFGICFGRFILAPLLTFVLVYAAHVPDIMKEVFVIQSAMPVMTNAPVVAKLYNADSDYAAVMVTTTTVLSLIVVPILMNLVTRIF, encoded by the coding sequence GTGTTATTTCATAGTATTAGTGGCGTTTTAATTATTTTAGTAATGATTCTGATTGGCTATGCGCTCACACAAATCGGTTGGTTTGATGAACGTTATAGTCGAGTAACTTCTAAGTTGGTTACACAAATTGCCCTTCCTTGCTACATGATTAATACTATCACTTCTAAATTTTCGCGAAATGAACTTTTTCAGATTTTTCCTGATTTGAAATTTCCGATTTTATCGATGACTATTTTATTTATTGCGTCTTATGGTTTTCAGTATTTATTGCGGATTAATCCGGAACATTATGGCTTATTTAAGTCTATGTTTTCTAATTCTAATACTGTTTTTGTAGGATTGCCAGTTAATATGGCTCTCTTTGGAAAAGCCAGTATACCTTACGTTTTAATTTATTACATGGCTAATACTACCTTTTTTTGGACATTAGGTGTCTATTTGATTAGACGTGATGGTGATTCCAAAGAACGTATGAGTTTACTAGCTATTTTTAAGAAAATTTTTTCACCGCCTTTATTAGGATTTATGTTCGGAGTTGTATTAGTATTATTAAATATTAAGTTACCAAACTTCATTTTAACAGATACTAAATATATCGGTAGTCTAACTATTCCATTATCAATGTTTTTTATTGGGATGAAATTAGCCCAAGTAGGGATTCGTAATATTCATTTTTCCAGAGATATGTTTGGTATCTGTTTTGGACGCTTTATTTTGGCGCCGTTATTAACATTCGTCTTAGTCTATGCGGCACATGTTCCTGATATTATGAAGGAAGTATTTGTAATTCAATCAGCTATGCCAGTAATGACCAATGCGCCAGTTGTGGCCAAACTCTATAATGCAGACTCGGATTATGCAGCAGTAATGGTTACAACGACCACGGTATTAAGTTTAATCGTGGTACCGATTTTAATGAATCTAGTTACGCGGATATTTTAA
- a CDS encoding 2,3-bisphosphoglycerate-dependent phosphoglycerate mutase, whose translation MVKLILVRHGQSVANAKNEYTGWSDVALTKKGRQQAVQAGQLLAQAQIDFLAVHTSVLQRAIITAYIIQEQCGVLDIPIYKSWRLNERHYGALRGLNKDFTRQKYGVEQVALWRRSYDSVPPKLKQVDTHLRAYHNYPQSILPASESLAMALKRTVPYFQDQVAPQLLAGKNQLIVAHGSTLRALIKYLEDISDQDIDGVEVGNAQPIIYQFDKRLNILNKTILQ comes from the coding sequence ATGGTAAAATTAATTTTAGTACGACATGGACAAAGTGTGGCAAACGCTAAAAATGAATATACTGGTTGGTCTGATGTTGCCTTAACTAAAAAGGGACGCCAACAAGCTGTCCAAGCAGGACAATTGCTGGCGCAAGCCCAGATTGACTTTTTGGCTGTACATACGTCAGTTTTACAACGAGCTATTATTACAGCTTATATCATTCAAGAGCAGTGTGGAGTTTTGGATATCCCTATTTATAAATCATGGCGCTTAAATGAACGTCATTATGGGGCTTTACGGGGATTAAATAAAGATTTTACCCGTCAAAAATATGGCGTAGAGCAGGTGGCTTTGTGGCGGCGTAGTTATGACAGTGTTCCTCCCAAGTTAAAACAAGTTGATACACATTTGCGCGCATATCATAATTATCCTCAAAGTATTTTGCCAGCATCTGAAAGTCTAGCAATGGCATTAAAGCGAACCGTACCATACTTTCAAGATCAGGTAGCACCACAACTGTTGGCTGGTAAGAATCAGCTAATCGTCGCTCACGGCAGTACTTTGCGGGCTTTGATTAAGTATCTGGAAGATATTAGTGATCAAGATATTGATGGAGTGGAAGTGGGGAATGCACAACCAATTATTTATCAATTTGATAAACGTTTAAACATTCTTAATAAAACCATTCTTCAATAA
- a CDS encoding KUP/HAK/KT family potassium transporter: protein MQNSLDSKKNLHNKMSFAGILVALGVVYGDIGTSPMYTMSSLVAGNGGLAHISTDFILGSVSLIFWTLTIITTTKYVLIALRADNNGEGGIFALYTLVRKKAKWLIVPAMIGGATFLSDGMMTPAVTVTTAVEGLKGLEINHHILINSQHTVVIVTIVILSVLFFIQRFGTEALGRAFGPVMMVWFTSLAVAGLYRLAGDWSFLRALNPYYAIKTLFSTENKNGIFILGSIFLATTGAEALYSDMGHVGRNNIYGSWPYVKICLLINYLGQAVWLNQVKGLPAYQNIQSLNPFFEMVPAQFRLAMTIIATLAAIIASQALISGSYTLVSEATKLKLLPRLRMIYPTNFKGQLYIPAVNNIIWVLCISIVLYFETSERMAGAYGLVITITMLMTTVLLNAWLSTTKHNPFFSKIIIAFFLAIESIFLISNSVKFFEGGYVTFTIACILIMIMIIWQYGELLKNDNTFHREYVSLLAYKKQLKELSEDDSMPLYTTNLVYLTKIHDGYKVKKDILYSILDKRPKRAKVYWFVTVNVTDKPYTTAYSVDTFGTDYMVNVQLYLGFRMEQKVNFFLRQIVNEMMIKGELPRQPQTYTTIPDRSVGDFSFVLIQEVLSPDTQLDNLKKNIIQARLWMQRYTVAPATWFGLSYSDVVVERVPLTLGQLRSDKLRLVQRDPLIKYDDVENTDEDEE from the coding sequence ATGCAAAATTCTTTAGATTCTAAAAAGAATCTTCACAATAAAATGTCTTTTGCTGGCATTTTAGTTGCCTTAGGAGTTGTTTACGGTGATATTGGGACTTCCCCGATGTATACCATGTCATCTTTGGTAGCAGGCAACGGTGGTTTAGCTCATATTTCGACGGATTTTATTTTAGGTAGTGTTTCTTTGATTTTTTGGACTTTGACTATTATTACAACTACTAAGTATGTCTTAATTGCTTTGAGAGCTGATAATAACGGTGAAGGTGGCATTTTTGCGTTGTACACATTAGTCCGCAAAAAAGCCAAATGGTTAATCGTTCCTGCAATGATTGGTGGAGCCACTTTTCTTTCTGATGGGATGATGACCCCTGCTGTCACGGTAACTACTGCTGTGGAAGGACTTAAGGGATTAGAAATTAATCACCACATTTTGATTAATAGTCAACACACTGTTGTAATCGTTACTATTGTCATTTTGTCAGTGCTTTTTTTCATTCAGCGCTTTGGAACTGAGGCTTTAGGACGTGCATTTGGTCCTGTTATGATGGTTTGGTTTACTAGTTTGGCTGTTGCTGGATTATATCGGCTTGCTGGAGATTGGAGTTTTTTACGTGCATTAAATCCGTATTATGCTATCAAAACTCTCTTCAGTACTGAAAATAAAAACGGTATTTTTATTTTGGGTAGTATTTTTCTGGCTACTACAGGGGCAGAAGCCTTATATTCTGATATGGGTCATGTTGGACGCAATAATATTTATGGTAGTTGGCCATATGTAAAGATTTGTCTTCTGATTAACTATTTGGGGCAAGCTGTTTGGCTGAACCAAGTTAAAGGCTTACCTGCTTATCAAAATATTCAGTCTCTGAATCCTTTTTTTGAAATGGTTCCTGCTCAATTTCGTTTAGCGATGACTATCATTGCTACCTTGGCAGCGATAATTGCTTCTCAAGCTCTTATCTCTGGTTCTTATACCTTGGTATCTGAAGCTACTAAATTAAAATTATTACCTCGTTTACGAATGATTTATCCAACGAATTTTAAAGGACAATTATACATTCCTGCGGTTAATAACATTATTTGGGTATTATGTATTTCTATTGTCTTATATTTTGAAACTTCAGAGCGGATGGCTGGAGCTTACGGACTGGTTATTACAATCACAATGTTAATGACAACCGTTCTTTTAAATGCTTGGTTATCAACAACTAAACATAATCCATTTTTCTCCAAAATTATTATTGCCTTTTTCCTTGCTATTGAATCTATCTTCTTAATTTCCAATAGTGTTAAATTCTTTGAAGGTGGATATGTTACCTTTACGATTGCCTGCATTTTAATTATGATTATGATTATTTGGCAATACGGTGAATTACTGAAAAACGACAACACTTTTCATCGTGAATATGTATCTTTGCTGGCATACAAAAAACAACTTAAAGAACTTAGTGAAGATGATTCTATGCCTCTTTATACTACTAATTTAGTTTATCTAACTAAAATTCATGATGGTTATAAAGTTAAAAAAGATATTCTTTATTCCATTTTAGATAAGCGACCTAAACGAGCCAAAGTTTACTGGTTTGTTACGGTGAATGTTACTGACAAACCTTATACCACGGCATATAGTGTTGATACCTTTGGTACTGATTACATGGTGAATGTCCAACTTTATCTTGGTTTTCGGATGGAACAAAAAGTTAATTTCTTTTTACGCCAAATTGTTAATGAAATGATGATTAAAGGCGAATTACCACGACAACCACAAACTTATACTACGATTCCTGATCGCAGTGTTGGAGACTTTTCCTTTGTTTTAATCCAGGAAGTCCTATCTCCAGATACGCAATTAGATAACCTTAAGAAAAATATTATTCAAGCGCGTTTATGGATGCAACGCTATACAGTTGCACCAGCTACTTGGTTTGGACTATCTTATAGTGATGTTGTCGTTGAACGTGTTCCACTAACCTTGGGACAATTAAGATCTGATAAACTGCGATTAGTCCAACGTGATCCGCTAATTAAATATGATGACGTTGAAAATACAGATGAAGACGAAGAATAA
- a CDS encoding serine hydrolase domain-containing protein has translation MCKKRKLLASLLVIWSVLFLGSPHVTAQAANKTPSAIKNLLKTNEFSGSLLIVKKGLPWVQQYLGYADYEQGRLNGPKSVYQLASLEKSLTATLLIKAQAQHKLKMTDSLQKYFPDIPYSANLTLNHLMQMQSGLVLPNKVPTKLAGRRLDNYLNRHTHFDKSYVNRWHYSDVNYILLARILVKVNHCSYQELFNHYFKKPLHLKNTNVDDNYEFNSQHTTAYDVQKRPANYTLPLTLNTQLLNFEVGAGQLYSNVKEFYRLQAAIVQGKIVNRAAIRRYRQVPTTNHYNGYNGGVYNDDQHQYFYAHGVEQGFDTVFVMSNNGQNAIILFSNRHNPYTDNTINIAKTLYQQVFE, from the coding sequence ATGTGTAAAAAACGTAAACTACTAGCTTCTTTATTAGTTATTTGGAGTGTTTTGTTTTTAGGTTCGCCTCATGTAACAGCCCAAGCAGCTAATAAGACACCAAGTGCTATCAAAAACTTATTAAAAACTAATGAATTTAGTGGCAGTTTATTAATAGTTAAAAAAGGGCTTCCCTGGGTACAACAATATTTAGGATATGCTGATTATGAACAAGGTCGTTTGAATGGTCCCAAGTCTGTGTATCAATTAGCCTCGCTAGAAAAATCTTTAACAGCAACTTTACTTATTAAGGCGCAAGCGCAACATAAATTAAAAATGACTGATTCATTGCAAAAATATTTTCCTGATATTCCCTATAGTGCTAATTTGACTTTAAATCATTTAATGCAAATGCAATCAGGACTAGTTTTGCCCAATAAAGTGCCAACTAAGCTTGCAGGACGCCGATTGGATAATTATCTCAATCGTCATACTCATTTTGACAAAAGTTATGTTAATCGTTGGCATTATAGTGATGTTAATTACATTTTGTTAGCACGCATTTTAGTGAAAGTGAATCACTGTTCCTATCAAGAACTATTTAATCATTATTTTAAAAAACCATTACATTTAAAGAATACTAATGTCGATGATAATTATGAATTTAATTCTCAACATACAACAGCCTATGATGTCCAAAAACGACCTGCCAACTATACATTACCTTTAACCTTGAATACGCAATTATTAAATTTTGAAGTGGGCGCTGGGCAGTTGTACTCTAACGTAAAAGAATTTTATCGGTTACAGGCTGCTATTGTTCAAGGAAAAATTGTTAATCGTGCGGCTATTAGACGTTATCGCCAAGTACCAACAACCAATCATTATAATGGCTATAATGGTGGTGTATATAACGATGATCAGCATCAGTATTTTTACGCTCATGGAGTAGAACAAGGATTTGATACAGTTTTTGTAATGTCAAATAATGGCCAAAATGCAATAATTTTATTTAGCAACCGCCATAATCCTTATACAGATAATACGATTAACATTGCAAAAACGTTGTATCAACAAGTTTTTGAATAA
- a CDS encoding C1 family peptidase, whose product MVKAIDATSLQKFAAEFDKTPAANVIKNSVANNGIYKSSTTLKSKVSMDPTFSIELDTGKVADQKQSGLCWVFAALNTLRHPMQTKFKIKDFELSQGYVFFWDKLEKSNYFYENVIKTADLPIGDRKVDFLMATPQQDGGQWDMVCGLFEKYGVVPKSVMPDTASRTNSSELNQVLNLKLRKDAVKLRQLVNDGVPEHDVEAQKEQMLSEVYRMLVYAIGEPPTHFDWSYRDDDHNFHRENNITPQAFYQKYIDLNLPEYISTINAPTQDKPYNHVYTVELLGNVVGGRQVRHLNLDLAYFKQAAVKQLQAGEAIWFGSDVVQMSDRKAGIMDTAIYDLDGLFNIDFSMTKAQRLDYGESMMDHAMVLTGVDLDNEGHPTKWKVENSWGEKVGTKGYFVMSDAWFDQFVYQLVINKKYLPENLQQAYDQEKDSPKVLAPWDPMGALA is encoded by the coding sequence ATGGTAAAAGCAATTGATGCAACAAGTTTACAAAAATTTGCAGCCGAGTTTGACAAAACTCCGGCAGCTAATGTCATTAAAAATAGTGTTGCCAATAATGGTATTTATAAATCTAGTACCACTTTAAAATCTAAAGTTTCTATGGATCCAACATTTTCGATTGAATTAGACACTGGAAAAGTCGCTGACCAAAAGCAATCTGGACTTTGTTGGGTTTTTGCAGCCTTGAATACATTACGTCATCCCATGCAAACCAAATTCAAAATTAAAGATTTTGAACTTTCTCAAGGTTATGTCTTCTTTTGGGATAAGTTAGAAAAGTCTAATTACTTCTATGAAAATGTCATTAAAACCGCTGATTTGCCAATTGGTGACCGTAAGGTTGATTTTTTAATGGCAACGCCTCAACAAGATGGTGGTCAATGGGACATGGTTTGCGGTTTATTTGAAAAATATGGTGTAGTCCCTAAAAGTGTGATGCCGGATACCGCTAGTCGCACTAACTCATCCGAATTAAATCAAGTTCTCAATCTAAAATTACGCAAAGATGCCGTCAAATTACGTCAATTAGTTAACGATGGTGTCCCTGAACATGATGTTGAAGCTCAAAAAGAACAAATGCTCAGCGAAGTCTATCGGATGCTAGTGTACGCCATTGGTGAACCTCCAACTCACTTTGACTGGTCATACCGTGATGATGACCATAACTTCCATCGTGAAAACAACATTACTCCACAAGCATTTTATCAAAAATATATTGATCTTAATTTACCTGAATATATTTCTACAATCAACGCTCCTACTCAAGATAAACCTTACAATCATGTTTATACAGTAGAATTACTTGGTAATGTTGTTGGTGGCCGGCAAGTACGTCATTTAAATTTGGACTTGGCATATTTTAAACAGGCTGCAGTTAAACAACTTCAAGCTGGCGAAGCAATCTGGTTCGGTAGTGATGTCGTACAAATGTCTGATCGTAAAGCTGGAATTATGGATACTGCTATTTACGATTTAGATGGACTCTTTAATATTGATTTTAGTATGACCAAAGCTCAACGCCTAGATTATGGTGAAAGTATGATGGATCATGCGATGGTTTTAACTGGAGTTGATTTGGATAACGAGGGACATCCTACCAAATGGAAAGTTGAAAATTCTTGGGGTGAAAAAGTCGGAACTAAAGGCTACTTTGTTATGAGTGATGCTTGGTTTGACCAATTTGTTTATCAATTAGTCATTAACAAAAAATATTTACCAGAAAATTTACAACAAGCTTACGATCAAGAAAAAGATTCACCAAAAGTTTTAGCTCCATGGGATCCCATGGGAGCTTTAGCTTAA
- the rpiA gene encoding ribose-5-phosphate isomerase RpiA translates to MDQNELKKAVGIKSVDFIKPQMTVGLGTGSTVYYMVEELGRRVQAGLKIQCVTTSTRTWDQAEKLGIPLKKLNDVDHIDLTIDGADEIDHNFQGIKGGGGAHTYEKTVALNSQRNLWIVDQSKMVTTLGQFPLPLEVNPFGCQQLFQRLEKEGLKPAFRIDKQGNNLLTDMKNYIIDLHLGQIKHPHLLADWLDHQTGIIEHGLFLDLVNTVVVGCDDGPKIIENIR, encoded by the coding sequence ATGGACCAAAACGAATTAAAAAAAGCTGTAGGTATTAAATCCGTCGATTTTATCAAGCCGCAAATGACTGTTGGATTAGGTACAGGTTCCACAGTTTATTATATGGTAGAAGAACTAGGACGCCGCGTTCAAGCAGGGTTAAAAATCCAATGTGTTACAACCTCAACTAGAACTTGGGATCAAGCCGAGAAATTAGGAATTCCCTTAAAAAAATTAAATGATGTTGATCACATAGACTTAACCATTGATGGGGCCGATGAGATTGACCATAATTTTCAAGGCATTAAAGGTGGAGGTGGTGCTCACACCTATGAAAAGACGGTTGCATTAAATTCTCAACGCAATCTGTGGATTGTTGACCAATCCAAAATGGTCACAACTTTAGGCCAATTCCCTCTACCATTAGAAGTTAATCCTTTTGGTTGCCAGCAACTATTTCAACGATTAGAAAAAGAAGGACTAAAACCAGCATTTCGGATAGATAAACAAGGCAATAATTTATTAACTGACATGAAAAACTATATCATTGATTTACATTTAGGTCAGATTAAACATCCACATCTCTTAGCTGATTGGCTTGATCATCAAACTGGAATTATTGAGCATGGTCTCTTTTTAGATTTAGTGAATACTGTTGTTGTTGGTTGTGATGATGGTCCAAAAATTATTGAAAATATTCGTTAA
- a CDS encoding GNAT family N-acetyltransferase, which produces MQLNFEPGRFYHNDAADNLLGEITYTQIDDQTISIDHTFVAPNYRHHGLARQLLQAVLDLAIQNHWKIVPVCPYAKKVFQQEEDIQYLLKNPIQNQEN; this is translated from the coding sequence TTGCAACTAAATTTTGAACCTGGTCGATTTTATCATAATGATGCTGCAGACAATTTATTAGGGGAAATCACTTATACCCAAATTGATGATCAAACAATTAGTATTGATCATACCTTTGTCGCACCAAATTATCGGCATCATGGACTAGCTCGACAGTTATTGCAGGCAGTCTTAGATTTAGCTATTCAAAATCATTGGAAAATTGTTCCTGTCTGTCCCTATGCTAAAAAAGTTTTTCAACAGGAAGAAGATATCCAATATCTACTCAAAAATCCTATTCAAAATCAGGAGAATTAA
- a CDS encoding dUTP diphosphatase yields the protein MKKRGFEIVTRYQEQNLSLPQRQTQAAAGYDIAAAADFTVPSIWNSGAQPTAQNLKPVLVPTGLKAYMPEDEVLLLVSRSSSPLKRGLILPNSVGVIDADYYNNTNNEGEIFVQMLNFFSEDYQIKKGDRICQGIFVNYLTTADDHQQGAKRLGGFGSSGD from the coding sequence TTGAAAAAACGTGGATTTGAAATTGTTACCCGTTATCAAGAGCAAAATTTATCTTTACCACAGCGTCAAACCCAAGCTGCTGCTGGTTATGATATTGCCGCTGCTGCAGATTTTACAGTACCGTCAATTTGGAATTCTGGGGCACAGCCTACTGCTCAAAATCTTAAACCAGTTTTAGTCCCAACGGGTTTAAAAGCTTATATGCCTGAAGATGAAGTCTTGTTATTAGTCAGTCGCTCTAGCAGTCCTTTAAAAAGGGGATTAATACTACCGAATTCAGTAGGTGTAATTGATGCTGATTATTATAATAATACTAATAATGAAGGTGAAATTTTTGTGCAAATGTTGAACTTTTTTTCAGAAGATTATCAGATTAAAAAGGGAGACCGTATTTGCCAGGGAATTTTTGTAAATTATTTGACAACTGCTGATGATCACCAACAAGGTGCAAAACGCTTAGGTGGTTTTGGATCGTCAGGAGACTAA
- the radA gene encoding DNA repair protein RadA has product MAKVKSRYVCQNCGYISPRMLGRCPNCGAWNQLVEELEPTKSTKQNSTSILHHSIAKPQKLTEITFNEEKRVHTGLKELDRVLGGGVVPGSLVLIGGDPGIGKSTLLLQVSGRLEQTGGQVLYVSGEESASQIKLRANRLHVGGDNLYIYPETDMSAIEQVIDEQKPDYLVIDSVQTMNVPDLSSAIGSVAQIRAVTALLMTIAKQQGISVFVVGHVTKGGAIAGPKILEHMVDTVLYFEGDLHHNYRILRSVKNRFGSTNEIGMFAMHNEGLTEVDNPSEVFLEERLANATGSAVVVSMEGTRPILVELQSLITPTLYGTAKRTTTGLDHNRVSVIMAVLEKRANILLQNQDAYLKATGGVRLDEPAIDLAMAMAIVSSYKNLGLAADECFVGEIGLTGEIRRVNLIDQRIKEAAKLGFERIYIPANNEVSNDEHYTIEIVGVRTINDAIKKVFKNQH; this is encoded by the coding sequence GTGGCCAAAGTTAAGTCAAGATATGTATGTCAAAATTGTGGTTATATTTCACCACGAATGTTGGGACGTTGTCCTAATTGTGGAGCCTGGAATCAACTCGTCGAAGAATTAGAACCAACGAAAAGTACGAAGCAAAACAGTACTAGCATTTTACATCATAGTATCGCCAAGCCTCAAAAATTAACAGAAATCACTTTTAATGAAGAAAAAAGAGTCCATACAGGGTTGAAAGAACTTGATCGTGTACTGGGCGGCGGGGTCGTACCGGGTTCTTTGGTTTTAATTGGTGGTGATCCTGGAATTGGAAAATCAACACTCTTGCTGCAAGTTTCAGGTAGATTAGAACAAACTGGTGGGCAAGTTTTGTATGTTTCAGGTGAAGAAAGTGCTTCCCAAATTAAATTGCGGGCTAATCGACTGCATGTTGGCGGCGATAATCTTTATATTTATCCCGAAACTGATATGAGCGCGATTGAACAGGTCATTGACGAGCAAAAGCCGGATTATTTGGTTATTGATTCGGTGCAAACAATGAACGTTCCTGATTTATCATCAGCAATTGGTAGTGTGGCTCAAATTAGAGCAGTTACAGCATTATTGATGACCATTGCGAAACAGCAAGGCATCAGTGTTTTTGTAGTCGGACATGTGACTAAAGGTGGGGCTATTGCGGGTCCGAAAATTTTAGAACATATGGTCGATACTGTGCTCTATTTTGAAGGAGATTTGCATCATAATTATCGGATTTTACGTTCTGTTAAAAACCGTTTTGGCTCGACTAATGAAATTGGGATGTTTGCAATGCACAATGAAGGTTTAACTGAGGTCGATAACCCTTCAGAAGTTTTTTTGGAAGAAAGATTAGCCAACGCAACTGGATCAGCGGTAGTGGTTTCGATGGAAGGCACCCGTCCTATCTTAGTAGAATTACAATCATTAATTACACCAACACTTTATGGAACAGCCAAACGAACAACAACTGGCTTGGACCATAATCGTGTGTCTGTAATTATGGCTGTTTTGGAAAAGCGGGCTAATATCTTATTACAAAATCAAGATGCCTATTTAAAGGCCACTGGTGGGGTCCGTTTGGATGAGCCGGCGATTGATTTGGCAATGGCAATGGCGATTGTTTCCAGTTATAAGAATCTTGGTTTAGCAGCCGATGAATGTTTTGTGGGAGAAATTGGTTTGACAGGTGAGATTAGGCGAGTTAATTTGATTGATCAACGCATTAAAGAAGCTGCCAAATTAGGCTTTGAAAGGATTTATATTCCTGCCAATAACGAAGTTAGTAATGATGAACATTACACAATTGAAATTGTGGGTGTCCGAACGATTAATGATGCAATTAAAAAAGTTTTTAAAAACCAGCATTAA
- the gltX gene encoding glutamate--tRNA ligase, protein MTDNQIRVRYAPSPTGHLHIGNARTALFNYLFARHNHGTFVIRIEDTDTKRNVAGGEQSQLENLKWLGIDWDEGPDVGGDFGPYRQSERREIYQKYIQQLLDDGVAYESYKTEEQLQEDREAQKARGEMPHYEYEYAGMTEQQKQEAIQAAQEQGLKPVIRIKVPENKVFEWDDIVKGQVKFESQTIGGDWVIQKRDGMPTYNFAVVVDDHLMQITHVLRGDDHVANTPKQLMIYDYLGWEAPKFGHMTLIINSETGKKLSKRDESVLQFIEQYRERGYLPEAMFNFITLLGWSPVGEDEIFTQKQFIKQFDPKRLSKSPAAFDQKKLEWVNNQYVKAADLSRITDLSLANLIQAQLISENPDLKTIEWVRSLVALFKDQMSYTNQIVELSQIFFSDPDKLDDAAMAELQKDEAEPTLKAFQALIEKLPRFTATQIMQAIQQTRQEVGAKGRKLYMPIRIATTRSMHGPGIGEAIELLGYEKTQQHIAETLKQLEN, encoded by the coding sequence GTGACTGATAATCAAATTCGAGTACGTTATGCACCTAGTCCAACAGGACATTTGCATATTGGTAATGCACGGACAGCATTATTTAATTATCTATTTGCGCGCCATAATCATGGCACCTTTGTTATTAGAATTGAAGATACTGACACTAAGCGTAATGTAGCTGGTGGTGAACAAAGCCAATTAGAAAATTTGAAATGGTTGGGGATTGATTGGGATGAAGGACCAGATGTAGGTGGCGACTTTGGACCTTACCGACAATCAGAACGACGTGAAATCTATCAAAAATATATCCAACAGCTACTGGATGATGGTGTAGCTTATGAATCTTATAAAACTGAAGAGCAATTACAAGAAGACCGCGAAGCCCAAAAAGCTCGAGGCGAGATGCCACACTACGAATATGAATATGCAGGAATGACTGAACAACAAAAGCAAGAAGCAATACAAGCTGCTCAAGAGCAAGGTTTAAAACCAGTCATTAGAATTAAGGTTCCAGAAAACAAAGTCTTTGAGTGGGATGATATTGTTAAAGGCCAAGTTAAATTTGAATCCCAAACCATTGGTGGCGATTGGGTTATCCAAAAACGTGATGGGATGCCAACTTACAACTTTGCAGTCGTAGTCGATGATCATTTAATGCAAATTACGCACGTTTTACGTGGTGATGATCATGTCGCTAATACCCCTAAGCAGTTAATGATTTATGATTATTTAGGTTGGGAAGCTCCCAAGTTTGGTCATATGACGCTAATCATTAATAGTGAAACTGGTAAAAAGTTAAGCAAACGTGACGAATCAGTGCTTCAATTTATTGAACAATATCGTGAGCGTGGCTATTTGCCTGAAGCAATGTTTAACTTCATTACCTTACTAGGGTGGTCACCAGTAGGCGAAGATGAAATTTTCACGCAAAAGCAGTTTATCAAACAATTTGATCCAAAACGTTTGAGCAAATCACCCGCAGCTTTTGACCAGAAAAAGTTAGAATGGGTCAATAATCAGTATGTGAAAGCAGCTGATTTAAGTCGCATTACAGATTTATCCTTAGCTAATTTGATTCAAGCTCAATTGATTTCAGAAAATCCTGATTTAAAGACAATTGAGTGGGTTCGCTCGTTGGTAGCTTTATTTAAAGACCAAATGAGTTATACTAATCAAATTGTCGAATTATCACAAATATTCTTTAGTGATCCAGATAAATTAGATGATGCAGCAATGGCCGAACTTCAAAAAGATGAAGCTGAGCCAACTTTAAAGGCCTTCCAAGCTTTAATTGAAAAGTTGCCACGTTTTACAGCAACTCAAATTATGCAAGCTATTCAACAAACGCGCCAAGAAGTGGGAGCTAAGGGCCGTAAACTCTATATGCCAATTCGTATTGCTACAACTCGTTCTATGCATGGACCTGGAATTGGTGAAGCTATTGAGCTTCTTGGTTATGAAAAAACACAACAGCATATTGCAGAAACTCTTAAACAATTAGAAAATTAA